One genomic window of Cupriavidus oxalaticus includes the following:
- a CDS encoding AzlD domain-containing protein, producing MNALTLLWVFLAAGLATFLIRLSFIAVEGRVRLPAWFRTALQFVPAAMLSALIAPDLLMQGGELALTPTNARLVAGVVAILIAARTRSVGWTIAGGMAALLALEALF from the coding sequence ATGAATGCGCTGACCTTGCTATGGGTCTTCCTGGCCGCCGGCCTGGCGACCTTCCTGATCCGCCTGTCATTCATTGCCGTGGAAGGCCGCGTGCGGCTGCCGGCGTGGTTCCGGACCGCGCTGCAGTTCGTCCCGGCCGCCATGCTGTCCGCGCTGATCGCCCCCGACCTGCTGATGCAGGGCGGCGAGCTCGCGCTCACCCCTACCAATGCGCGGCTGGTGGCCGGCGTGGTCGCCATCCTGATCGCCGCGCGTACCCGCAGCGTCGGCTGGACCATCGCCGGCGGCATGGCCGCGCTGCTTGCCCTGGAGGCCCTGTTCTGA
- a CDS encoding aminoglycoside phosphotransferase family protein, whose product MAALPHDPRLDQLKAWVSGLGPAWSADPDSCVPASADASFRRYFRVRTGNPAHPTAIVMDAPPAHEDCRPFIHVCQLFGAAGVTVPTVLAQDLAQGFLLLADLGSQTYLSRLDDSTAHGMYADAAAALVRIQAATRPGELPAYDRALLQRELDLFPQWYVAKHLGATLGDAQQADLREVMDTLLANNLAQPQVYVHRDYHSRNLMVLDGGANPGVLDFQDAVIGPITYDAVSLWRDAYIEWDEEQQLDWLIRYWERARKAGLPVNADFGEFYRDFEWMGLQRHLKVLGIFARLYHRDGKDGYLANLPLVLKYTRNVAGRYTELRKLIRLLDALEGAASPAGYTF is encoded by the coding sequence ATGGCAGCTCTTCCCCACGACCCGCGCCTGGACCAGCTCAAGGCCTGGGTGTCCGGCCTTGGCCCGGCATGGTCCGCCGATCCCGACTCCTGCGTGCCCGCATCGGCCGATGCCAGCTTCCGGCGCTATTTCCGCGTGCGCACCGGCAACCCGGCGCACCCGACCGCCATCGTCATGGACGCGCCGCCGGCGCACGAGGACTGCCGCCCCTTCATCCACGTCTGCCAGCTGTTCGGCGCGGCCGGCGTGACCGTGCCGACCGTGCTGGCGCAGGACCTGGCGCAGGGTTTCCTGCTGCTCGCGGACCTGGGCAGCCAGACTTACCTGTCACGGCTGGACGACTCCACCGCCCATGGCATGTATGCCGACGCCGCCGCGGCGCTGGTCCGCATCCAGGCCGCCACCCGCCCCGGCGAACTGCCCGCCTACGACCGCGCGCTGCTGCAGCGCGAGCTCGACCTGTTCCCGCAGTGGTACGTGGCCAAACACCTTGGCGCCACACTTGGCGACGCCCAGCAGGCCGACCTGCGTGAAGTAATGGATACGCTGCTTGCCAACAACCTGGCGCAGCCGCAGGTCTACGTGCACCGCGACTACCACTCGCGCAACCTGATGGTGCTGGACGGCGGCGCCAATCCTGGCGTGCTGGATTTCCAGGACGCGGTGATCGGCCCGATCACCTATGACGCGGTCTCGCTGTGGCGCGACGCCTATATCGAATGGGATGAGGAACAGCAGCTCGACTGGCTGATCCGCTACTGGGAGCGCGCGCGCAAGGCCGGCCTGCCGGTCAATGCCGATTTTGGCGAGTTCTACCGCGATTTCGAATGGATGGGCCTGCAGCGCCACCTGAAGGTGCTGGGCATCTTCGCCCGCCTGTACCACCGCGACGGCAAGGACGGCTACCTCGCCAACCTGCCGCTGGTGCTGAAGTACACCCGCAACGTTGCCGGCCGCTATACCGAGCTGCGCAAGCTGATCCGCCTGCTGGATGCGCTGGAAGGCGCGGCCAGCCCGGCCGGCTATACCTTCTGA
- the murU gene encoding N-acetylmuramate alpha-1-phosphate uridylyltransferase MurU has translation MKVMIFAAGRGDRMRPLTDTCPKPLLAVGGKPLIVWKIEALARAGLRDIVINHAWLGEQIEAALGDGSRFGVRIAYSPETEALETAGGIAKALPLLSHDPARGEIFLAVSGDIFCDYDFRKLLPRAVAIAGAAEPRMHLVMVPNPAFHPRGDFGMDAQGRLSLEEHPIHGERLTFGNIGLYDTRLFAGIATGTRVAMTPFYRAAIAAGTASGERFDGRWENVGTPAQLAELDASIAPVPVASVGR, from the coding sequence ATGAAGGTCATGATCTTCGCCGCCGGCCGCGGCGACCGAATGCGCCCGCTGACCGATACCTGCCCCAAGCCGCTGCTGGCCGTGGGCGGCAAGCCGCTGATCGTCTGGAAGATCGAAGCGCTGGCGCGCGCCGGCCTGCGCGACATCGTCATCAACCATGCGTGGCTGGGCGAGCAGATCGAAGCCGCGCTCGGCGACGGCAGCCGCTTCGGCGTGCGCATCGCGTACTCGCCCGAAACCGAGGCGCTGGAAACCGCCGGCGGCATCGCCAAGGCCCTGCCGCTGCTGTCGCACGACCCGGCCCGCGGCGAGATCTTCCTGGCCGTGTCGGGCGACATCTTCTGCGACTACGACTTCCGCAAGCTCCTGCCCCGCGCCGTCGCGATAGCCGGCGCCGCCGAGCCGCGCATGCACCTGGTCATGGTGCCCAACCCCGCGTTCCATCCGCGTGGCGACTTCGGAATGGACGCGCAAGGGCGGCTATCGCTGGAGGAGCACCCGATCCACGGCGAGCGCCTCACCTTCGGCAATATCGGCCTGTACGATACGCGCCTGTTCGCCGGCATCGCGACTGGCACGCGGGTCGCCATGACACCCTTCTACCGCGCCGCGATCGCCGCCGGCACCGCCAGCGGAGAACGTTTCGACGGGCGCTGGGAAAACGTTGGGACGCCGGCGCAGCTGGCAGAGCTGGACGCCAGTATTGCGCCTGTGCCGGTCGCCTCCGTGGGGCGTTGA
- a CDS encoding AzlC family ABC transporter permease: MLLGVVPFGLIYGVLAVGAGMPAWLACAMSAIVFGGASQMILTQLWTAGTPAVVITLTVAMVNLRHALYSATIAPTLAHLPRRWKALIAYLLTDEAFAAMTHRLGDTGPRAQYRHWYYFGGGFALWASWQVSTLAGVLVGAQVPRDWPLDFFLPLTFIGIIVPGLKHRSHVAAAVAASILAVACYGLPHKLGLMVAALGGIAAGMLVLGRGNRPGARRAGAADRAGSVGKEAA; this comes from the coding sequence ATGCTGCTTGGCGTGGTGCCGTTTGGCCTGATCTACGGCGTGCTGGCCGTCGGCGCCGGCATGCCGGCGTGGCTGGCCTGTGCCATGAGCGCGATCGTATTCGGCGGCGCCTCGCAGATGATCCTGACCCAGTTGTGGACCGCCGGCACGCCCGCGGTGGTGATCACGCTGACGGTGGCCATGGTCAACCTGCGCCACGCCCTGTATTCCGCGACGATCGCGCCCACGCTGGCCCACCTGCCGCGCCGCTGGAAGGCGCTGATCGCCTACCTGCTGACCGACGAGGCCTTCGCCGCGATGACGCACCGGCTGGGCGATACCGGCCCGCGCGCGCAATACCGCCACTGGTACTACTTCGGCGGCGGCTTCGCGCTGTGGGCCAGCTGGCAGGTGTCGACGCTGGCCGGCGTGCTGGTCGGCGCCCAGGTGCCGCGCGACTGGCCGCTCGATTTCTTCCTGCCGCTGACGTTCATCGGCATCATCGTGCCCGGTCTCAAGCACCGCTCGCACGTGGCCGCTGCGGTGGCCGCCAGCATACTGGCGGTGGCCTGCTACGGCCTGCCGCACAAGCTCGGGCTGATGGTGGCGGCGCTGGGCGGCATCGCCGCCGGCATGCTGGTACTGGGCCGCGGCAACCGCCCCGGCGCGCGCCGGGCCGGCGCGGCGGATCGGGCCGGCTCGGTCGGCAAGGAGGCCGCATGA
- a CDS encoding LPS-assembly protein LptD, with the protein MTEQRRTPNNKALLSPAPSGAAARARRAGRLNAGRLRPLVLAMAGLSAGAHAQMSGSAIPDLDQVEPVFEAAPQVPELPAVSGELVPRLAEPPKTSEPDSGAPTFIEGDRMTGYSERGVELEGHAELRRDGGVVKGDKLSYDQDTDEAHAEGNVRLSRSGTLAVGPEAKLKVEANEGYMLSPDYYFQQTGGAGKAERIDFLDKDRSTIKRASYTTCSPDNADWYFSANQIDLDSDRQVGVAYGGVLNFFGVPIAAAPAFSFPLNDDRRSGFLAPLMGYGSRSGFDLTMPYYFNIAPNRDLTIYPRLMTERGLQLGGEYRYLGQGYSGRIRAEFLPDDQKTNSNRWAYSIQHNQNLAKGLNAYLNVNRVSDDQYPDDFNRSVAQSAQRQYVQEGGVTYNWQDFFLMARVQKFQTLRPSEPSYERVPQLNGKYIRYDLGGFDVQVEADYTRFRIPLTSTGFQQPQGERMFIQPSISYPIVRAGWYVTPKVTFNATQYQMESQDNTPNAQTNFSRVLPTVSLDSGMTFEREAPTMSRLFGVNYLQTLEPRLFYVYTPFRDQSLFPLFDTVQSDFGYGQIFSENPFTGYDRIADNNKITGGLTTRLIESDSGIERFRGTIAQRYDFTGQRVQLNGTLADPKPGASDLLAATTIQMFRGYYLDMGLQYNLDTDRVNYGNVAFSYRPEPRKVFNAGYRYRRPTAVTDNTAIDQFELSGQWPITRRAYAIARFAFDLSASQMVDTLAGVEYAADCWVGRVVYQRFRNTTQGYTGRVFLQVEFRGLSKIGSNPLNILRLNVPGYEPVSAKPVPTTQYDHYE; encoded by the coding sequence ATGACCGAACAACGACGAACACCGAATAACAAGGCCTTGCTTTCGCCTGCCCCCTCTGGCGCCGCCGCCCGCGCCAGGCGCGCCGGCCGCCTGAACGCGGGCCGGCTGCGCCCGCTGGTGCTGGCCATGGCCGGGCTGTCGGCCGGCGCCCACGCGCAGATGTCTGGCTCGGCGATTCCGGACCTGGACCAGGTCGAGCCGGTGTTCGAAGCCGCACCGCAGGTGCCCGAGCTGCCCGCGGTCTCGGGCGAACTGGTGCCGCGGCTGGCCGAGCCTCCCAAGACCAGCGAGCCTGATTCCGGCGCGCCGACGTTCATCGAGGGCGACCGCATGACCGGCTACAGCGAGCGCGGCGTCGAGCTCGAGGGCCATGCCGAACTGCGTCGCGACGGCGGCGTGGTCAAGGGCGACAAGCTGAGCTACGACCAGGATACGGACGAGGCCCATGCCGAGGGCAACGTGCGGCTGTCGCGCAGCGGCACGCTGGCAGTGGGGCCGGAGGCGAAGCTGAAGGTCGAGGCCAACGAAGGCTACATGCTGTCGCCCGACTACTACTTCCAGCAGACCGGCGGCGCCGGCAAGGCCGAGCGCATCGACTTCCTGGACAAGGACCGCAGCACCATCAAGCGGGCGTCGTACACCACCTGCTCGCCGGACAATGCGGACTGGTATTTCAGCGCCAACCAGATTGACCTCGACAGCGACCGCCAGGTGGGCGTTGCCTATGGCGGCGTGCTGAATTTCTTCGGGGTGCCGATCGCGGCAGCGCCGGCATTCAGTTTTCCGTTGAACGATGATCGCCGCAGCGGCTTCCTGGCGCCGTTGATGGGTTACGGCTCGCGCTCGGGTTTCGACCTGACCATGCCGTACTACTTCAACATCGCGCCGAACCGCGACCTGACCATCTACCCGCGCCTGATGACGGAGCGGGGCCTGCAGCTGGGCGGCGAGTACCGCTACCTGGGGCAGGGCTACTCCGGCCGCATCCGCGCCGAGTTCCTGCCTGACGACCAGAAGACCAACTCGAACCGCTGGGCCTACTCGATCCAGCACAACCAGAACCTGGCCAAGGGGCTGAACGCCTACCTGAACGTCAACCGGGTCTCGGACGACCAGTACCCGGACGACTTCAACCGCAGCGTGGCGCAGTCCGCGCAGCGCCAGTACGTGCAGGAAGGCGGCGTCACCTACAACTGGCAGGATTTCTTCCTGATGGCGCGGGTGCAGAAGTTCCAGACACTGCGCCCCAGCGAGCCATCGTACGAGCGCGTGCCGCAGCTCAACGGCAAGTACATCCGCTATGACCTGGGCGGCTTCGACGTGCAGGTGGAGGCCGACTACACCCGCTTCCGCATCCCGCTGACGTCCACGGGCTTCCAGCAGCCGCAGGGCGAGCGCATGTTCATCCAGCCCAGCATCAGCTACCCGATCGTGCGCGCCGGCTGGTACGTGACGCCGAAGGTCACGTTCAACGCGACCCAGTACCAGATGGAGTCGCAGGACAATACGCCCAACGCGCAGACCAATTTCTCGCGCGTGCTGCCCACCGTCAGCCTGGATTCGGGCATGACGTTCGAGCGCGAGGCGCCGACCATGAGCCGGCTGTTCGGCGTGAACTACCTGCAGACGCTGGAGCCGCGCCTGTTCTACGTGTACACGCCGTTCCGCGACCAGAGCCTGTTCCCGCTGTTCGACACGGTCCAGTCCGATTTCGGCTACGGCCAGATCTTCAGCGAGAACCCGTTCACCGGCTACGACCGCATCGCCGACAACAACAAGATCACCGGTGGCCTGACCACGCGCCTGATCGAGTCCGACTCCGGCATCGAGCGCTTCCGCGGCACCATCGCGCAGCGCTACGACTTCACCGGGCAGCGCGTGCAGCTCAATGGCACGCTGGCGGACCCCAAGCCCGGCGCATCCGACCTGCTTGCCGCGACCACCATCCAGATGTTCCGGGGCTATTACCTGGACATGGGCTTGCAGTACAACCTGGATACCGACCGGGTCAACTACGGCAACGTGGCGTTTTCATACCGCCCCGAGCCGCGCAAGGTCTTCAACGCCGGCTACCGCTACCGCCGTCCGACCGCCGTGACCGACAACACCGCGATCGACCAGTTCGAGCTGTCGGGCCAGTGGCCGATCACGCGGCGCGCCTACGCCATCGCCCGCTTTGCCTTCGACCTGAGCGCGAGCCAGATGGTCGATACGCTGGCCGGCGTCGAATACGCCGCGGATTGCTGGGTCGGCCGCGTGGTCTACCAGCGTTTCCGCAACACCACGCAGGGCTATACCGGGCGGGTCTTCCTGCAGGTGGAGTT